The Myxococcus guangdongensis nucleotide sequence TACAAGGGAGGCGACTCGCGTCGACACCGCTCGATGGCGTGGGGACATCGCGGATGGAACGTGCAGCCGGGGGGCGGCGCGAGCGGTGACGGCGGCTCCCCTGGGACCAGCAGACGCGTCCGGGTCCGCGACGGGTCCGGCACCGGCACCGCGGCGAGCAGCGCCTGCGTGTAGGGGTGGCGCGGTCGGCGATACAACACGTCCGAAGGGGCCAGCTCGACGATGCGCCCCAGGTACATCACCGCCACGCGCGTGGACACGTGCTCGACGATGTTCAGGTCGTGCGCGATGAACACATAGGTGAGCCCGCGCTCACGCTGGAGGTCCACCAACAGATTCACGATTTGCGCCTGGATGGAGACGTCCAGCGCGCTGATGGGCTCGTCGGCCACCACCAGGTCTGGACGCAGCGCGATGGCCCGGGCAATGCCCAGCCGCTGTCGCTGCCCTCCGGAGAACTCGTGGGGAAGCCGCCCCAGCGCTTCGCGGGGCAGGCCCATCGCGTCGAGCAGCGCGAGGACTTCGCGCTCCTTCTCTCCCGGACCGCGCGCCAGGCCGTGGATGTCGAAGGGCTCTCCCAAGAGCTCGCGCACCGTCATGCGCGGGTTGAGCGAGGCGTACGGGTCCTGGAAGACGAGCTGCATCCGCCGGCGCAGCGGCCTGAGCTTCCGCTGGGACAGGCCGGTGAGTTCCTGCCCATCGAAGCGGATGGAGCCCGCCGTGGGCTCCACCAGTCGCAAGAGCGCTCGCCCCAACGTGCTCTTCCCGCAACCACTCTCCCCCACCAGGCCCAGCGTCTCGCCCCGGAAGACGTCCAGGCTGATGCCGTCCACCGCCTTCACCGCGCCGCGCACACGCTGGAACATCCCCGAGCGCACGGGGAAATGCACCTGGACGTCCCTCGCCTGGAGCAGCGGCTCGACGGGGCTCATGGCGCGGGCACCGGATGATGACAGGCGGCGCGCTGCGAGCCCCGCTTGAGCTCGAGCACCGGCGCCACGCGCGAGCACTCCTCGGTGGCCCGCTCACACCGCTCGCGGAAGGCGCAGCCGGTGGGAAGTCGTCCGAGCGCGGGCACCATGCCGGGGATGGCCCTCAGCCGCCGCTTGGGGCCGCGAGCGCTTGCGTCGACTTCTCCGCCCAGCGCGGGCAGCGAGCGCAACAGCCCCGCGGTGTACGGATGCGCCGGACGGGCGAACAGCTCGCGCACGGGCGCGTGCTCCACCACCTTCCCCGCGTACATCACCACCACCGTGTCACAGCTCTCGGCGACGACGCCCAGGTCGTGGGTGATGAGCATGACCGCCATGCCGCGCTCGGCCTGCAGGCGCTTGAGCAGGTCGAGAATCTGGGCCTGGATGGTGACGTCCAGCGCGGTGGTGGGCTCGTCCGCGATGAGCAGCGACGGGTCGCACGCCAGCGCCATCGCAATCATCACCCGCTGCCGCATGCCTCCGGAGAGCTGATGGGGCCACGCGTCCACGCGCTCGCCGGGCGCGGGGATGCCCACCTGCCGCAGCATCTCCACCGCGCGCTCGCGTGCCTGGGAGCGCGAGGCGCCCAGGTGCAGCCTCACGCCCTCCGAAATCTGCTCGCCCACCGTGAAGACGGGGTTGAGCGACGTCATCGGCTCCTGGAACACCATGGCCACGTGGCGTCCACGCACGCGCCGCAGCTCCTCCTCGGGGAGCGTCAGCAGGTCGCGTCCCTCGAAGAGCACCTCGCCGCCCGCCACCCGCACGGGCGGCTGGGGCGCGAGTCGCAGCACGGACAGCGCGGTGAGGCTCTTGCCACAGCCGCTCTCCCCCACCACGCCCAGCGTGCCGCCAGGAGGCAGCGCGAAGGACACCCCGTCCACCGCGCGCACCGGACCGTCCTCCCGCGACAGCTCCACGGTGAGCCCCCGGACATCCAGCAGGGGCCCCTCCGCCGAGGGCGACGCGACGGAGGTCACTTCTTCGCCAGCTCCTCCAGGAACTCCACCTCCTGGATGAGCCCCTTGCGGATGAGCAGGCGGATGAGGCTGGCCACCATGCGCGCGGGCTTCACCTTCTCCGTGTCCAGCACCGCCTCGTCGCCCCGCGACATGCGCTCCAGGTCATCCAGGATGGCCAGGTCGTCGTCGGAGAAGTCCGGCGTGGGCGTGAGCGCCAGCGCGGGCTGCGAGCCCTTCGCCGCGCCACCGAACATCACCACCGGGACGCGCGGCTTGCCGTCCTCCACCTCGAGCACGGGAGGCGGCGGAGGCCGGGGCGGCGGAGGCGGCTTCACGCCGAGCAGGTCATCCAGCGAATCACCTCCCGGGCCGCCAAGGGCCTCGGCGGGCGGAGGCGGCGGCGTCCCAGGACGACGGGCCGCGGGGGCGGCGGGGGGCGGTCTCGCTGCGGGGGGCTTCGGCGTCTCCGGCATCTCCCACTCCAGTGGCGTTCCCGCGGCCACGGGAAGAGGACCTGCGCCCTCCTCCTCGTACAGCGGCTCCGCCTCGACGATGTCCAGCGGCTCTCCCCGCGCCCGAGCCAGCGCGGTGTCCAGGTCGTCCGACGCGACGACGAAGACCCGCACCTGCTTGCGGAGCTGGAAGCGCAGCTCATCCACCAACGTCAAATCCCCCGGGTCCTCCACGGCGACGTGGACGCGCTCGCTGCGGCCCTCCACCTCCATCCGGAAGAGGAGCACCCGGTGCTCGGCCTGGAAGTCCAACGACACCAGCGACGACACCGCTGGCGCAATCTCATCCGGCAGCTCGATGAAGGGCAGCCCGTGCTGCACGGCCAGGGCCCGGGCGACGTGGAGGGGCGCGCACGCTCCCTGCGCCACCAGCACCTCGCCCAGCCGCATGTTCCCCGGAGCACCCTTCTGCCCGAGCGCCACCCTCACCTGCTCCGCCGTCACCACGCCTGACTCGACGAGCAGCTCGCCAATCTTCTTGCGCATAAGGCAGAGCTACCGCTTGACCTTCGCGAGGTACTCATCGCGGGAGAAGACGTTCTTCTCGATGAGCAGCTCCACCATGGCCTTCAGGGCCGCCACTTCCTTGCGCTGCACCTCTTCCACGCTGCGCAGGAGGTCCGCCGGGGTTCCACCGCCCGACGCCGCGCGAGGGGCCTCCGCCACGGGAGGCGGCGGGCGCGCGGCGGGGGCGGGCTTGGGCGCCGGAGCCGTGGCGACAGCGGCCGCCGCCGGGTCGATGTCCTTGAGGTTCTTCACCACCGTGCGGCCCTGGGCGTCCACCACCTTGAAGTTGGTGTCCGCGTCCTCCAGCTCCATGTTCTGCTCGTACATGCGAGCAAACGCCCGGGCGATGGAGGTGCGGCCGGCGACGTTGGGGATGATGCGGCACTTCGTCACGGCGCGCAGCTCGTCGAGCATCCGCACGTTGAGCGGATCCGACATCGCCACCACCAGCGTCTTGCCCTCGTCGCGCAGCTGCAGCGGCAGCACCGAGAAGTCGCGCGCCGTCTGCGCCGGAATCTTCGCCTTCACGTGCGGCGCGACCACCTGCACCGCGTCCAGGTTGACGGCCGGCATCCCGAGCTGCTTGGACAGCGCCCGCACCAGGATGTCCTCGGAGACGAGGCTCATCCGCACCAGGATTTCGCCGAGCTTGCCGCCCCACTTCGCCTGTTCGGCGAGCGCGGCCTTGAGCTGGCTCTCCTGGAGCACATTCGCCTTGATCAGCAATTCTCCAAGCTTGATCTGTGCCATGTCGTGGGGGCCACTCTACCCGAGTCCAGCCGTCGCGCTCCTTCTTCCGTGCCTGGCCGGTCAGGAACCCGGCGCCGGGGGTACCGGCGACTCGGGGGGACCGAGGGACTGCTCACGCCCGGAGTCATCCACCTCGACGACCTTGGCCCCCTCCGGCGGGGTCAGCTCGTAGAGCGTCAGGTCCGGCCGGGCGTTGAGCTTGATCTGCTGGTAGCGCACCTGGAGCTTCGTCTGGGCCTGCTTCGCGTCCAGCTCCACCTTGCCCGGGAAGATGAGCCCGCCGCGCTCCAGGAAATCGTCGAACGCCAGGTCGTACCCCGGCACGCCCCGCACCTGGCTGCGCACCACGCGCAAGTACTTGGGGTGAACCTGTAGCACCTGGGTGGCCGCCCCTTGATGGAGCGTGAGCACATAGACGCCCTCCTTCGCGTCCAGCTCCAGCGTCTTGCGCTCGGGCGGGATGAGGGGCACCTGGCCCAGCAGGATGGCCACCAGCTCCTCGCCCGGGAGGACCACGGGGAGGAAGCGCGAGACGTTCTGCGGACTCGCCGGCCCCTGGTACCAGGTATGTGTCTGGGCCTGATACAGGCCGAAGCGCGAGCCGTCCCCCACCAGGGAGGCGAGGGGCCGGTTGAAGAAGTCGAACGTCTCCAGGTGCAGGAGGGCCGGCCGGGTGACGGCGAGGAACATGCCGATGGTGCCGCTCTGCTGGGGGGACTCGACGCGCAGCTTCGCGTCCCCCTCGAGGGTCACGACGTTCTCCTGGTTCGCCCGGACACGTTGGTAGACGACATCCGCGTCGGTGAGCTGGCCCTCGGGGCCGAACTCGATGCGCTTGGGGCAACCCGAACAGAGCACTCCCAGGAAGATTGCGGCGGCTGCGCGGTTCATATGTCCTAGTCTGGGCCATGGCGCCCTGCCGGGTCACCCACCAATGAGCCTGAACGACATCCTGCATTACCTCCGCCTGGGCGGAGTCACCCTGGCCCTGCTGCTGTTGGCCTCCGTCGCCGCGCTCGTCGTGGCCGTGGAGCGCATCATCGCCCTCTGGGGGGTGAGCGAGCGCTCGCGCCTGCTGGGCGAGGCGGTCAGCAAGCACCTGCTTCGCGGCGACGTGGCCGCGGCCCGCACCGCCGCCGAGCGCTCCGACTCCGTGGCCGCCGACATCTTCCTCGCGGGCTTCGACCGCTGGGAGCGCAGCCGGGGCACGGGCGGCGCGGGCGTGGAGGCCGCCGTGGAGCGCGAGCGCGCGCAGGTGGGCCTCAAGCTGCGGCGCAACCTGTGGATCCTCGCCACCATCGGCTCGATTACCCCCTTCGTGGGCCTGTTCGGCACCGTGGCGGGCATCATGCGCTCGTTCAAGGACCTGGGCCTGGACGTGGAGGCGGGCGGCACCGGCGGCAGCGCGGCGGTGATGACCGGCATCTCCGAAGCGCTCGTGGCGACCGCCGTCGGCATCCTCGTCGCCGTGCAGGCCATGGTCTTCTACAACTACTTCCAAGCCCGGCTGTCGCGCGTGCTGGTGGAGCTGCGGCTGATGGGCGACGAGTTCGCGGAGCTGCTCAAGGAGCGCGCCGCGGGGGGACCTCCTCCGGAGCCCTCGCCCCGCCCCGACGCCCCGGCCACTCCCCGCGCCGACTCGCAGCCGGCCTGAAGCCCGGAAGGAACGCACCATGGCCATGGGCAAGACACCGGGGTCCGACGACGGCGATGAAGGCGTCTTCGCGGAGATCAACATCACCCCGCTCACCGACATCTTCCTCGTGCTGCTCATCATCTTCATGGTGACCAGCTCGGTCATCGTCCAGCAGGGCCCGGGAGGCGGCGCGAAGGCGGGCCTCAAGGTGAACCTGCCCAAGGGCGGCGCGGCGGACGTCACCGCGAAGACGACGGACCTGTCGGTGGCGGTGCTCGCCGACGGCCGCTTCGTGCTGGCCGGCAACGTCGTGACCCAGGAGGAGCTGCAGAAGTCCTTCGACGAGGCCAAGCAGAAGGACCCGGACACCGTCGTCATCGTCCAGGCCGACGAGGGCGTGCCCCACGGCACCGTCGTCCAGGTGATGGAGCTGGCGAAGAAGGCCGGCCTGGGACAGCTCGCCATCGGCGTGCGCGAGGGCGACTGACGCCCCGTTCCACGGCACACCGCTGAAAATCATCGAGGCCACCTCGGGAAGCTTGGGCTCCCCAGGGTGGCCTCGAGTGTTTCAGGTGGGCGCCCCATTCACCTGGGGCGCCTCGACTTCAGGAGCGAGCCTGCCGCTCAGACGGACGCGAAGGCCGCGTCGGTGATCTCCATCGGGGACGTGTCCTCGAGGGCGATGAGGCGCGCGGCCTGCTCGACGTTGGGCAGCACGTTGCGCGCGTAGAACAGCGCGCTGTACTTCTTGCCGTCGTAGAAGGCGCGGTCCGGGTGGTCCGCGGACAGCTCCGCCTTGGCCTTCTCCGCGATGAGCGCCGCGTCCAGCAGCAGCCAGCCCACGGCGACCTCGGACATCATGTTGAGGAAGCGGTTGGCGGACAGGGGAATCAGCGGGAACTTGCCGCCGTCCTGCGACCAGCCGAACACCGTCATCGCGCTGGACATCAGCGCCTCCTGGGCGCTCGCGAGGATCTTCACGGCCTCGCCGTACACGGCGTGCTCGCGGTTGGCCTCGACGAAGGCGCCCACGTCGCCCATGAACTGCTGGAAGTGCGCGCCGCCGGCCTGACCCAGCTTGCGGCCCACCAGGTCCATGGCCTGGATGTGGTTGGTGCCCTCGTAGATGGAGAAGATCTTCGAGTCACGCGTGTACTGCTCCACCGGGTAGTCCTGGATGTAGCCGGCGCCGCCGTACACCTGGATGGCCTGCGAGCACAGGCGGTAGGACTGGTCGGAGCCGTAGGACTTCACCAGCGGGGTGAGCAGCTCCACCTGGCCCTTGTGGTAGGTGGCCGCCTCGTCGTCCTTGCCCGCCAGCTGCCGCGCCTTGTCCAGGTGGTGCGCCAGCTTGATGACCAGCGCGCGGATGCCCTCCACGTGGGACTTGATGTCCAGCAGCATGCGGCGGACGTCCGGGTGCTCGATGATGGCCGCGCGCGCCGCGGTGGGGTCCTTCCACTTGGTGAAGTGGGAGCCCTGCTTGCGGTCCTTCGCGTAGTCCACCGCGTTGTAGTAGGCGGCGCTCGCCAGCGCGACGCCTTGGATGCCCACGGCGATGCGCGCGCCGTTCATCATCTTGAACATCTGGCTCATGCCGACGTGCTCGACGGTGCCGACGAGCTCGCCCAGACAGCCGTCGCTCTCACCGAAGTTCAGCACACAGGTGGCCGAGCCGTTGATGCCCATCTTGTGCTCGATGGAGCCCACCGACACGTCGTTGGACGCGCCGGAGCTGCCGTCCTTGCCGATGCGCAGCTTGGGGACGATGAACAGCGACAGGCCCTTGGTGCCGGGCGCCGCGCCGTCGATGCGCGCGAGGACCAGGTGGATGACGTTCTCCGCCATGTCGTGGTCGCCGCCGGAGATGAAGATCTTCGTCCCCTTGATGTTGTACGTCCCGTCACCGTTGCGGCGCGCGGTGGACTTGGCCGCGCCCACGTCGGAGCCGGCGTGCGGCTCGGTCAGGCACATGGTGCCGCCCCACGTGCCGTTGAGCATGCGCTCCACGAACAGGTGCTGCTGCTCCTTCGTGCCGCACTCCGCGATGACCTCGGCCGCGCCGAAGGACAGACCCGGGTACATGTTGAAGGCCGTGTTGGCGCCCGATAGCAGCTCCTCCACCGTCACCTGCAGCATCATCGGCGCGCCCTGGCCGCCGTGCTCGGGGCTGACCGCCACCGTCTTGAAGCCCTGCTCGTAGAGTTTCTTCCACGCGTCCTTGAAGCCCGTGGGCGTGAAGACCGAGCCGTTCTCCACCCGACAGCCCTCGCGATCACCCACCGAGTTGAGGGGCCCGAGCACCTCGCGCGCGAAGCGGTACGTCTCCGTCAGCACCGCCTTGGCCTCGTCCGGGCCCCAGGCGTCGTACGGCGCCTGACCAGCCACCTGGCCGAAGCCGAACTGCTCGAACAACGTGAAGAAGATCTCTCGGAGGTCGGTCTTGTAGGTGTTGATGCCGGCGGACATGGCCACTCCTGCGTGACGGCTCGCTGCCCACCCTCCAGGGAGGGCCTCGGGTCAGCGGCGCGAAATTGAGACACAGGAAGTGTGGCGGCGACTGATTTTTGAGTCAACCCTGAATGACACCCTGCGTTGAGGGGCAACCCGTCTGCCCCTCACCGCAGGTCTGCAAAGCGCTACTTCTTGACCTTCTTGGCCGAGGGGAGTGTCGCCGTCTTGGCGGCGGGCTTCTCCCGGGGGGCCGTCTTCTTGGAGGAGGCACCGGCCGGACGCTCGTCCGAGTCCTCGTCGTCATCCTCCTCGTCCTCGGAGGCGACCGACGCCTCGCTCACCCCGCCGGCGCTGCTGGGGGTGGGCACGGGGGCCGCGAGGCTCTCGCGGGGCACCTCGATGACGATGGGGCTCTGACCCGAGCGCTGACGGTTCTCGTCCTCGAGCGAATAGAAGAGCTGGATGTGCGCGCCGCCCTTCATCACCAGCTCACCGCGCTGGTTCTCCGCCCACAGGTCGATTTCGACGTAGTAGCGGCCGCCGGTGCCGTGGCGGTTGCTCACCCGGCCCTTGCAGACGACGGTGTCGCCCGGCCAGACCATCTTGTTGAAGCGCACGTTGTAGCGGCGCATCTGGCCGCCGCGGGCCCAGTCGCTGATGAGCTGGCCGAGCATGCCCATGACGAGCATGCCGGGGGCGTAGACGCTCGGCATGCCCACGCTCTTGGCGTAGATCTCATCGACGTGGACCGGGTTGTAGTCCCCCGAGGCGCCCGCGTACCGGGACAGCTGGACGCGGTCGACGGGGGCCTTGGCCAGGGCCGGCAGCTCGTCCCCGACGCGGATGGACTCGAAGTAGAGCTTGCGCGCGGGCATCACGGGGTCTCCTTGGTGGCGCGGACCACGAGCGTCCGGCGGGCTCGGAACACCAGGTTGCCTTCCTCGTCGCGGCCTTCGTCCTCGATGACCGCGATGTCCATCTTCCCCGACGGGCCCTGACGCTCGGAGACGTCCGCCACGCGCGTGGAGACGTAGATGCGGTCTCCGGCGAAGATGGGGCGCTCGTACTCGAAGCCCTGCTCCGCGTGGAGCAGGCTCTTGATGCCCACCCCGAGCAGCTCCCTCAGGTCCGCGGCCGAATGGAAGGACGCGGGGAAGGTGGGCGGCGCGATGATGGTGGGGTAACCGGAGGCCCGAGAGTACTCCTCGTCGTAGTAGATGGGGTTGTAGTCGCCGATGGCCTCCGCGAAGCGGCGGATGGCCCCCTTCTCCACTTCGTTCAGCGTCGGCGGCGAGGCACGGCCGATCGCATTCTTGTCCAGCATTATCCCTCTCCTGACTAGCGTCCGGCCGGAAGCTCGAGCACCGTGAGGAGCCCAGCTTCGGCGGCCGTCAAGCGTGGCGCGGCATTCACCAGCGCGTTCGCGGTGGCCCGGTCGCCCGCCACTCCCCCCGGGATTTCCAGCACCAATCGAGGGTCCGCATCGATTTCGATGCGGTCCTTCGGGTCCTCTGCCCCCACGGCGATGGTCAGCTCCAGCCGCACCCGCTCCTGCCCGTCCTCCAAACCCACCACCGACTGGAACATGCCCGCCACCCGTCCCTTCTTCACCGCGAACGCTCCGCCCGAGATGTCCTCCTCGGCGAAGACGGGGGCTACCTCTTCCTCGTAGTCATCACAATCCAACCCCAGCCCCAATGCCGCGAGTGCCGCCGACTCCACCAGCCCCACGTGGCCGAGTTGCTCACCATCCACCAACTCGAAGAACTCCTCCTCGCTCAACCCCGCGCCCACCTTGCGCTGCAGCGCTTCACGGCGGGTGCGCGCGTCCACCACCCGGGTGACGGTGGCGCGCCGCACGGGCCCACACACCTGCCCGGCCGTGGCCACCAGCCGGTCCATGATGAAGCCCGGGTTGACGCCCGCGCCCAGCACCGCCACCTCGGCGCGCTGCGCGGCCTCGTCCAGCTTGTCCGCCAGCTCCGGGTAGTTGAGATAGGGGAAGGCCAGCTCCTCGCACGTGCTGACCACGGGCAGGCCCAGCTTGATGGCCGCGAGCAGCTGCTCCATCACCTGCGGCAGCCGTGAGCCCGTGGCGTGCAGCAGCACCACGCCCTTGCGCCGGCCCACCGCCTTCTCCAGCGAGTCCACCACCTTCACGCGCGGCGCCGGACCTCCCAGCACGTCACCCAAGGGGCGACCGACCAGGGAGGGATGGGTATCCACGGCCCCAATCAATTCCACTTCCGGGCTGGACAGGGATGCCTTGGCAATCTCCTGCCCGATGAATCCCAGCCCCATCACGACCACCGGCACCGGCCCTGCTGGGGCTCTAGCCATCGGAGATTGCTCCAGGATTCCAAGGGGTTAGCGTTGAAACGCAGCCTTGCCGCGCACCATAAATCACACCTTGGCGGGCAGGCAAGCATCACTTGGTTCCGCGCATCTTGCGCAATGCGAGAACCTTCAAGGATTTCCGGGGCTTGCGCGCGCAAAACCGTCGGGGGGGCCCTGTTTGGGTGCGCGACAAGGCTGTATAAAGAAAGACAGGCCCAAAATCCCCCGGAGACCCTCCAACATGGACCGCATCCTCGTGGTGGATGACGACGTGCTCATCCTCGCCGCGCTCTCCCGGATCCTCCAGACGGAAGGCTATGACGTCGTCACGCACAGTGACCCCGCGCTCGCCGCCCGCGAGGTGGGCTTCTGCGTGGTGCTGACGGACTTCATGATGCCGTACCTCAACGGCATCGAGCTGTTGGGCGCGCTGAGGGAGAAGAACCCCAAGGCGGTGCGGCTGATGCTCACGGCGGCGGCGGACTTCCGAATCGCCTCCGAGGCGGTCAACCGCGGCGAGGTGTTCCGGCTGCTCGGCAAGCCGTGGTCGCTCAGCGAGCTGACGAGCAGCGTGCGGCAGGCCGTGGAGCACTACCGGCTGGTGGAGGCCAACGAGCGGCTGACGCGCGAGGTGGCGGAGAAGAACGCGGAGCTGGTGGCCATCAACCAGGACCTGGAGCGTCGGGTGGTGGAGCGCACCACGGGGCTGCTCGATGGGCTCATCAGCGCGCTGGACTACCGCGACACGGAGACGCAGTGGCACTCGCGTCGGGTGGCGCTGTACTCGCGGCGGCTGGCGGAGGAGGTGGGCCTGGTGGGCGCCGCGCTGGACGTGGTGGAGCAGGGAGCGCTCCTGCACGACATCGGCAAGATTGGCGTGCGCGACTCCATCCTGCTCAAGCCCGGGCCGCTGACGCCGGACGAATGGGTGGAGATGCGCAAGCACCCGGAGTTCGGCTACCGGATGATGGCGAAGATGCCCTACCTGCACGAGGCGGCGCTCATCGTCCTGCAGCACCAGGAGCGCTGGGACGGCAAGGGCTATCCCCAGGGGCTGTCCCGCGAGGAGATCAGCATCGGCGCGCGCATCTTCTGCCTCGCTGACACGGTGGACGCCATCACCTCGGACCGGCCCTACCGCAAGGGGCGGCCCATGAGCGTGGCGCGGGACGAGATTCGCCGGTGCTCGGGCACCCAGTTCGACCCGAACCTGGCGGATGCGTTCCTGCGCATCCCCGAGACGGAGTGGCAGCGCATCCGCCACCAGGTGGAGCAGCTCGAGGAGGAGGAGAACCTGCGCTGGCGCAGCCACCCGCTGGGTGTCCCCGCACCGCTCGCCCGCGCGAGCGGCGCCTGAACCACCGCCGTCAGGGCGACAGCGTCACCGGGCTGACCTCGCGGATGACGTCGCCCTCGAGCAGCGCGTCCACCACGTCCAGCCCCGAGGCCACCTCGCCGAAGGCCGTGTAGCGGCCGTCCAGGTGCGGCTGGGGCGCGTGCGTGAAGAAGAACTGGCTGCCGCCCGTGTCCTTGCCGGACAGGGCCATGCCCAGCGTGCCGCGCGTGTACGGCCGGCGGGTCATCTCGCAGCGGATGGAGTGCCCTGGCCCGCCCTCCCCGTCCCCGCGCGGGTCTCCGCCCTGCGCGACGAAGTCCGGCACCACGCGGTGGAAGGTGACGCCGTTGAAGTAGCCCTTGCGCGCGAGCGCGTACAGGTTGCCCGCCGTGAGGGGTGCCTCGTCCGCGTCGAGCCGCACCGTGATGTCGCCCTTGTCCGTGCGCAGCACCAGCCCCGCTCCCTTGGGCGCGGGCTCCGGGCGGAAGGCGTAGGCGGGGAGCTCCACGCGCTCGGAGCGCACGGGCTGGCCGGTGAGCTTCGTCAGCGACTCGGCGGCCACGCGGCGCACGTTGGCGTGAGGGAGCGACAGCCACTGTCGGAACCGGGGTTCGGCGGCCGGCCCCTGCAGGGCCACGAGCGCGCCGGCCACCGGGTCCGCGAGGTCCGGCTGTGAAGGCACCCGCTCCGCCAGCGCCTCCAGTTCCGGCGGCATCGCGGGGGGCTTGAGCAGTCCCAGCGTCGCGGCCGCGGCGCCGGCGACCACCAGGTCCTCGTCCTGGAGGAGCGCGCTCACCGCCGTCGCGGCCCGGGGCACGGGACGCTCGGCGAGGACTTCCATCGCCGTGAGCCGCACGCGCGCGGCCGGGTGGCGCAGGTAACCCACCGCGAAGTCCGCGGGCGTCTTCTTCGAGGAGAGCGCCACCTCGCGCAGGCCCAGGGCCAGCCGGCGGTCCTCGGGCACCTTGTCGAAGCCGCACGTGCGCACGTCCGCCACCACGCCGCGCTGCCGGTCCAACGCCGCCGCCAGCCGACAGTCGAGCCAGCCCAGGTCCGCGCGCGCGATGTCCGACGCCGCGCCCCGCTCCGCGTCCGCCAGCGCGAGCCGCAGCGCCACCAGCACCGGCGCCCCGAAGTCGGGCAGGCCCTGCTGCGCCAGCGCCAGCAACGGGTGTCCATCCGCCGAGCGCGCCAGCGTCTCCACCCGAGGCGTCGCGCTCGTGGGCACGGGCGTCTCCATGCCTCGCGCCACGCGCTTGGCCCGAGGCGTCAGTCCCTCCAGCACGTCCAGCGGCAGGCAGGGCCCGCCGCACGTGGCCGCGAGCTTCGCCAGTGAGCGCGTCGCCTCCGCCGCCACGCGCGGCACCGAGTCATCCAGCAGTCGCCCCAGCACCACCGCGTCCTCCGGCCCCCCCACGTCGCCGAAGGCCTTCGCGCACAGGCCGCGCACGTCCGCGTCCTCGTCCTCGAGGCAGCGGCGCAGCGTCGGCAGTTCCTCCGCGCGCTTCGCGGTGGCGAGCAGATAGGCCGCGCCGTAACGCGCCTCCACCGGCATCCCGGCCGCGAGCAACGCCCGCGCGGGGGCGAGCGGGACATCCTTCACCACCGCCGCGCCGCCCCGACGTGCCGCCACGCCGAGCACCAGCGCGGCCCTGCCCGCCGTCGCGACCTCCTTGCCCTGCAGGCGCTCGACGAGCCGCGCCAGCGCGTCCTGGGTGCCCACACGGCCCAGGGAGTCGAGCTGCGCGTCGCGCGCGTCCACGTCCTGCTCCACCGCCTCGGCCGCGAGCAGCGGCGCCACCAGGCGCGCGCGCTCGGCGTCCGTCGGCGCCTCCCACGCCAACGCCAGCTCGCCCACCGCGAAGGCGGCCTCACCGCGCACGCGCGGCTCCGAATCCTTCAGCCCCCGCGCCACCACGTCCAGCGTGGCCAGGTCCTGGATGCGCGCCAGCGCGCGATAGGCCCGCGCGCGGATTCGCGCGTCCGGCGCATCGTGGGCCAACGCCGCGAGCTGCCCGTCACCGAGCGAGCGGCGGTCCTCCCAATCCCGGATGCGCGCCATCACCTCCGGGTCCGGGGGCGCCTCATCAGAGTCGCGGACACCGCGGTGACAACCGGAGAGCAGGACGACGAGGGCCAGGCAGACGTGGGGAAGTCGGACGGGGCTCATGCGGCGCATGGGCTGGGGCCTAGGCCAATTCCCCGCGAAAATCCAGGGGTTAGGCCGCGTGCCGTTTGACACGTCCGCCCCGGCCCCGGAAGATGCGCCTTCGCATCTCTCAGCAGGAGCGCCGGTCCTGAACTGCCCTGGCTGCGGCTCGAAGGTAGCCGCCAACTCATCCATCTGTCCCGTCTGCGATTACATCATCGACGGCTCGTTCCTCTCCGCCGAGCCCCCCGCGGA carries:
- a CDS encoding MaoC family dehydratase N-terminal domain-containing protein; amino-acid sequence: MLDKNAIGRASPPTLNEVEKGAIRRFAEAIGDYNPIYYDEEYSRASGYPTIIAPPTFPASFHSAADLRELLGVGIKSLLHAEQGFEYERPIFAGDRIYVSTRVADVSERQGPSGKMDIAVIEDEGRDEEGNLVFRARRTLVVRATKETP
- a CDS encoding HD domain-containing phosphohydrolase, with protein sequence MDRILVVDDDVLILAALSRILQTEGYDVVTHSDPALAAREVGFCVVLTDFMMPYLNGIELLGALREKNPKAVRLMLTAAADFRIASEAVNRGEVFRLLGKPWSLSELTSSVRQAVEHYRLVEANERLTREVAEKNAELVAINQDLERRVVERTTGLLDGLISALDYRDTETQWHSRRVALYSRRLAEEVGLVGAALDVVEQGALLHDIGKIGVRDSILLKPGPLTPDEWVEMRKHPEFGYRMMAKMPYLHEAALIVLQHQERWDGKGYPQGLSREEISIGARIFCLADTVDAITSDRPYRKGRPMSVARDEIRRCSGTQFDPNLADAFLRIPETEWQRIRHQVEQLEEEENLRWRSHPLGVPAPLARASGA
- a CDS encoding acyl-CoA dehydrogenase; amino-acid sequence: MSAGINTYKTDLREIFFTLFEQFGFGQVAGQAPYDAWGPDEAKAVLTETYRFAREVLGPLNSVGDREGCRVENGSVFTPTGFKDAWKKLYEQGFKTVAVSPEHGGQGAPMMLQVTVEELLSGANTAFNMYPGLSFGAAEVIAECGTKEQQHLFVERMLNGTWGGTMCLTEPHAGSDVGAAKSTARRNGDGTYNIKGTKIFISGGDHDMAENVIHLVLARIDGAAPGTKGLSLFIVPKLRIGKDGSSGASNDVSVGSIEHKMGINGSATCVLNFGESDGCLGELVGTVEHVGMSQMFKMMNGARIAVGIQGVALASAAYYNAVDYAKDRKQGSHFTKWKDPTAARAAIIEHPDVRRMLLDIKSHVEGIRALVIKLAHHLDKARQLAGKDDEAATYHKGQVELLTPLVKSYGSDQSYRLCSQAIQVYGGAGYIQDYPVEQYTRDSKIFSIYEGTNHIQAMDLVGRKLGQAGGAHFQQFMGDVGAFVEANREHAVYGEAVKILASAQEALMSSAMTVFGWSQDGGKFPLIPLSANRFLNMMSEVAVGWLLLDAALIAEKAKAELSADHPDRAFYDGKKYSALFYARNVLPNVEQAARLIALEDTSPMEITDAAFASV
- a CDS encoding MaoC family dehydratase, encoding MPARKLYFESIRVGDELPALAKAPVDRVQLSRYAGASGDYNPVHVDEIYAKSVGMPSVYAPGMLVMGMLGQLISDWARGGQMRRYNVRFNKMVWPGDTVVCKGRVSNRHGTGGRYYVEIDLWAENQRGELVMKGGAHIQLFYSLEDENRQRSGQSPIVIEVPRESLAAPVPTPSSAGGVSEASVASEDEEDDDEDSDERPAGASSKKTAPREKPAAKTATLPSAKKVKK
- a CDS encoding ExbD/TolR family protein is translated as MAMGKTPGSDDGDEGVFAEINITPLTDIFLVLLIIFMVTSSVIVQQGPGGGAKAGLKVNLPKGGAADVTAKTTDLSVAVLADGRFVLAGNVVTQEELQKSFDEAKQKDPDTVVIVQADEGVPHGTVVQVMELAKKAGLGQLAIGVREGD
- a CDS encoding NAD(P)H-dependent amine dehydrogenase family protein, coding for MARAPAGPVPVVVMGLGFIGQEIAKASLSSPEVELIGAVDTHPSLVGRPLGDVLGGPAPRVKVVDSLEKAVGRRKGVVLLHATGSRLPQVMEQLLAAIKLGLPVVSTCEELAFPYLNYPELADKLDEAAQRAEVAVLGAGVNPGFIMDRLVATAGQVCGPVRRATVTRVVDARTRREALQRKVGAGLSEEEFFELVDGEQLGHVGLVESAALAALGLGLDCDDYEEEVAPVFAEEDISGGAFAVKKGRVAGMFQSVVGLEDGQERVRLELTIAVGAEDPKDRIEIDADPRLVLEIPGGVAGDRATANALVNAAPRLTAAEAGLLTVLELPAGR